A stretch of Miscanthus floridulus cultivar M001 chromosome 13, ASM1932011v1, whole genome shotgun sequence DNA encodes these proteins:
- the LOC136501755 gene encoding uncharacterized protein, giving the protein MNDLTSEVEDLERILIDECAELIKISYAAIRHITKNFAQVIGDGGFGVVYLGGLRNGMVAVKKLYPWKDFDNKLFLGEVACLKKAKHKNIARFLAYCVNMQCEVMEVEGKLRIVEEQQRLLCFEYVPNGSLKYYLEGKTHGYEWDVRYQIITGIFQGLQHLHQKRIYHLDLKPSNVLLGAHMEPKITDFGVSRCIDDGEQSVMVTKNIFGTPGYLAPELIDKQQISAKADIFSLGIIMINILTGRNGGNIENWQENIDVDCSQKKVCIELAQICIDSNPHNRPTIDEIIQKLNETETMILKDPTVIREPRNDPESSLYQVVQRFQALSMQTLRENSRIDDIYMELNVLECILEGSKKPSHLSYRLLQFITENFSSERKVDTNLCTEMYKGILRSVAVQRLFTGDTDDGKFHQEVNKMMMMAQHRNIVRFLGYSSYREERQFEKEGTTIVADKCERLLCFEYLSKGRLDNYLSDTSCGLEWKVRYQIIKGICEGLRYIHAKVLLHLDLKPANILLDDNMIPKITWTPYEVFLDTKSYLDGSVGYLAPEFFLGNISFKSDIYSLGVIITEILTGQKESSPTDYVLDIWRQRLTMDGSVTNTLLYQVRACAWISIACLNTDLAMRPNTEVIMDILAETEIDKVYKRKIAMPVAKPSSVEKEKAGKVPQGLKQKIVIKVSMQDYKSRAKAVALAARCGGVESVALTGDARDWLEVVGNGVDPITLVSALRRKLGHAQLLEVGINKKGSRALNELSQPMVEYEESSDNCSVM; this is encoded by the exons ATGAATGATCTGACAAGTGAAGTTGAAGACCTCGAGCGCATACTTATTGATGAATGCGCAGAGCTGATCAAGATATCATATGCAGCTATAAGACATATTACAAAAAACTTTGCTCAAGTGATTGGTGATGGTGGGTTTGGAGTTGTTTACCTG GGGGGTCTTCGAAATGGGATGGTTGCCGTGAAAAAGCTTTACCCATGGAAGGATTTCGATAATAAGCTATTTTTGGGCGAAGTTGCCTGTTTAAAGAAGGCAAAGCACAAAAATATTGCAAGATTTCTAGCTTATTGTGTAAATATGCAATGTGAAGTAATGGAAGTAGAAGGAAAACTTAGGATTGTTGAGGAACAACAAAGGTTACTCTGCTTTGAGTATGTACCTAATGGAAGCCTTAAATATTATCTTGAAG GAAAAACTCATGGATATGAATGGGATGTGCGTTATCAAATAATTACAGGAATTTTCCAGGGTTTGCAACATCTTCATCAAAAGCGCATTTATCATTTGGATCTCAAACCATCAAATGTGCTGCTGGGTGCTCACATGGAGCCAAAAATAACAGATTTTGGTGTGTCAAGGTGCATTGACGATGGAGAACAATCTGTGATGGTTACTAAAAACATTTTTGGAACACC GGGCTATCTTGCACCAGAACTCATAGATAAGCAGCAAATATCAGCCAAGGCTGATATATTCAGTTTGGGCATTATAATGATAAACATATTAACAGGGCGTAATGGTGGTAATATTGAAAAT TGGCAGGAAAACATAGATGTAGACTGCTCACAAAAGAAGGTATGCATTGAACTTGCGCAAATTTGTATCGACAGTAATCCACATAACAGGCCTACTATAGATGAGATAATTCAGAAGCTGAATGAGACAGAGACAATGATTCTAAAGGATCCTACAGTTATTCGAGAGCCCAGAAATGACCCTGAATCGTCATTATATCAG GTTGTACAAAGATTCCAGGCATTGTCCATGCAAACTCTTCGAGAAAATTCCAG AATTGATGATATATATATGGAACTTAATGTCCTGGAGTGTATACTTGAGGGAAGCAAGAAGCCGAGTCATCTATCATATCGACTTCTACAGTTCATCACTGAAAATTTTTCTAGTGAGCGCAAGGTTGATACTAATCTATGTACAGAAATGTACAAG GGCATCCTGCGGAGCGTTGCTGTGCAGAGGCTTTTCACTGGGGATACTGATGACGGCAAGTTTCATCAGGAGGTTAATAAAATGATGATGATGGCTCAACACCGAAATATTGTAAGATTTTTAGGCTACAGTTCTTATAGAGAAGAAAGGCAGTTTGAAAAGGAGGGAACAACTATTGTGGCTGACAAATGCGAAAGACTGCTCTGTTTCGAATATTTAAGCAAAGGAAGGCTTGACAACTATCTTTCTG ATACATCTTGTGGACTTGAATGGAAAGTGCGGTATCAAATAATCAAGGGGATCTGTGAGGGCTTACGCTATATTCACGCAAAGGTTTTATTACATTTAGATCTTAAACCTGCCAATATACTGCTGGATGATAACATGATACCAAAGATTACTTGGACACCATATGAAGTATTCTTGGATACTAAATCATATCTTGATGGATCGGT AGGATATTTGGCACCGGAATTCTTTCTTGGAAATATCTCATTCAAGTCGGACATATATAGTCTTGGGGTTATAATCACAGAGATACTAACAGGACAAAAAGAATCTTCGCCAACTGATTAT GTACTTGATATATGGAGGCAGAGACTGACCATGGATGGTTCAGTGACAAACACACTCTTGTATCAAGTAAGAGCGTGTGCTTGGATAAGCATAGCTTGCTTGAACACTGACCTAGCAATGAGGCCAAATACAGAGGTCATAATGGATATCCTTGCTGAAACAGAAATTGATAAGGTGTATAAAAGGAAGATTGCGATGCCTGTAGCAAAG CCATCGTCTGTTGAGAAAGAAAAGGCTGGCAAGGTACCACAAGGTTTAAAG CAAAAGATCGTGATCAAGGTGAGCATGCAGGACTATAAGAGCCGGGCTAAGGCCGTGGCACTGGCGGCCCGGTGTGGAG GGGTGGAATCGGTGGCTCTCACAGGCGATGCCAGGGACTGGCTGGAGGTGGTCGGTAACGGCGTTGACCCGATCACATTGGTCAGCGCCCTCCGCAGGAAGTTAGGGCACGCCCAGCTCTTGGAGGTGGGGATAAATAAAAAGGGCAGTAGGGCCCTGAACGAGCTCTCGCAGCCAATGGTTGAGTATGAAGAATCATCCGATAATTGCTCAGTCATGTAA